The Fructilactobacillus ixorae genome has a window encoding:
- the tyrS gene encoding tyrosine--tRNA ligase — protein sequence MNIIEDLQWRGAINQQTDAAGLEATINEHPIDLYCGVDPTGDSMHIGHLIPFMIMERFARDGHHPYIVIGGATGSIGDPSGRKTERQLQTKEQVEKNVAALTAQMKHLFGNNSNISIVNNYDWTKDVTLLDFLRDYGKLFNVNTMLNKEVVASRLAQGISFTEFTYQILQAYDFFQLHEQHDVQLEIGGADQWGNITAGIDLIHKLRGPETKVYGLTIPLMLKADGTKFGKTAGGAVWLDPAKTAPYEFYQFWFNQDDRDVIKYLKYFTFLDHAEIDYLERQVEKEPWKREAQRRLAEEVTAFVHGQAAVENAERIAKLLFTGNVQELSPIEVGQAFNNVPTVTINAEPQNIIDLLLAMHVDSSKRQAREDVQNGAITVNGTKVTDVNATIDPADHFDGQYVIVRRGKKKHFLAQVTN from the coding sequence ATGAACATCATCGAAGATTTACAGTGGCGTGGGGCCATTAACCAACAGACAGACGCCGCTGGTTTGGAAGCAACCATTAACGAACATCCGATTGACCTGTATTGTGGCGTTGATCCAACTGGTGACAGTATGCACATTGGCCACCTGATTCCATTTATGATCATGGAACGCTTTGCGCGCGATGGCCACCATCCCTACATCGTCATTGGAGGCGCAACCGGTTCAATTGGCGATCCCAGTGGTCGGAAAACGGAACGACAGTTACAAACTAAGGAACAGGTCGAAAAAAACGTGGCGGCGTTGACCGCACAAATGAAGCACCTGTTTGGAAATAACTCGAACATCAGCATCGTTAATAACTACGACTGGACCAAGGATGTAACCCTCCTCGACTTTTTACGGGATTACGGCAAGCTGTTTAACGTTAACACGATGTTAAACAAGGAAGTGGTTGCAAGTCGCCTCGCCCAGGGAATTTCCTTCACAGAGTTTACCTACCAAATCCTGCAAGCCTACGACTTCTTCCAGCTCCATGAACAGCACGACGTACAACTAGAGATTGGGGGCGCTGACCAGTGGGGTAACATTACCGCCGGGATCGATCTGATCCACAAACTCCGAGGCCCGGAAACCAAGGTCTATGGTCTGACGATTCCCCTCATGCTCAAGGCGGATGGAACTAAGTTTGGGAAGACGGCGGGGGGCGCCGTTTGGTTAGACCCCGCGAAAACGGCTCCTTACGAATTTTACCAATTCTGGTTCAACCAAGATGATCGCGATGTGATTAAGTACCTGAAGTACTTTACCTTCCTTGACCACGCAGAAATTGACTACTTGGAACGACAGGTGGAAAAGGAGCCCTGGAAACGGGAAGCGCAACGGCGGCTAGCTGAGGAAGTAACTGCGTTTGTGCACGGACAAGCGGCCGTTGAGAATGCCGAACGGATTGCAAAGTTACTCTTTACTGGAAACGTCCAGGAGCTAAGTCCGATTGAAGTCGGTCAGGCCTTTAATAACGTCCCGACCGTGACTATCAATGCCGAACCGCAAAACATCATTGACCTCTTGTTAGCAATGCACGTGGATAGTTCCAAACGTCAAGCCCGTGAAGACGTCCAAAACGGAGCCATTACCGTCAATGGCACCAAGGTTACGGATGTGAACGCTACGATTGATCCCGCTGATCATTTTGATGGACAATACGTGATTGTCCGGCGGGGGAAGAAAAAACACTTCCTAGCCCAGGTCACTAATTAA
- a CDS encoding tyrosine-protein phosphatase encodes MKNERIIKLDSTENLRELGGYQTTDGRTIKWHKLLRSGSLGLLTPTDQAFLAAYGVRYDVDFRSGQERTTAPDAVTTDQIEYRFDPVFDEDRTDNSQDPAEFRQMLEDNPNYAHDHMVDVYQRMVLNDGCHDAYRRFFKILLQNDQPNQAILFHCTAGKDRTGMAAVFLLAALGVDLETIKQDYILTNQVVKDLVDQKMAAVRADGFSETAIRNLRELYTVDLDFLDAALATINEHYGSLDQYLSDVLGVGTAERERLQTLYLEPNHH; translated from the coding sequence ATGAAGAACGAACGCATCATCAAGCTTGATTCTACGGAAAATCTCCGGGAATTGGGTGGTTACCAAACGACTGATGGGCGCACCATTAAATGGCATAAATTACTGCGTTCTGGAAGTTTAGGTCTGCTGACGCCCACTGACCAAGCCTTTTTAGCGGCATACGGAGTCCGTTACGACGTGGACTTCCGTTCTGGTCAAGAACGAACGACCGCCCCAGATGCGGTGACTACTGATCAGATTGAATACCGGTTTGATCCCGTGTTTGACGAAGACCGGACCGATAACTCGCAGGATCCGGCCGAATTTCGTCAGATGCTCGAGGACAATCCCAACTACGCCCATGACCACATGGTAGACGTCTACCAGCGGATGGTGCTTAACGACGGCTGTCACGACGCCTACCGCCGGTTTTTTAAAATCCTGTTGCAAAATGACCAACCCAATCAAGCAATATTGTTTCACTGCACGGCGGGAAAGGATCGGACGGGCATGGCTGCCGTTTTCCTGTTGGCCGCCCTTGGAGTTGATTTAGAAACGATCAAGCAGGACTACATTTTAACGAACCAAGTGGTAAAGGACCTGGTGGACCAAAAAATGGCCGCCGTCCGAGCTGATGGCTTTTCCGAAACCGCCATTCGGAACCTTCGGGAACTGTATACCGTTGACCTGGACTTTTTAGACGCGGCCCTGGCAACGATTAACGAACACTATGGGAGTCTCGATCAGTATCTTAGTGACGTTCTTGGAGTCGGCACTGCGGAACGGGAACGGCTACAAACACTCTACCTCGAACCTAATCATCACTAA